AGTCAGGGAGGACCTCTCCAGAATCCCAACACCTGTGCGAATCACACTGTGGTGACTGTCTGGAGGGTTGttcacagcagaaacagagtTAGGTGTTGAGGAACATGAGGTGAGGTAGGAAAGTCATCTGATCCGCTGTGTTGGTGGGTGCTGGAGTGCCTGGCAAGCAGGTAGAGGAATCTCACGGAATTCATCAAAGGGAGATGCAaagtcctgctcctggggaggaaTGGGGCAGGTAGCAGCAGTGTCTGGGAGCCAAGTGGATAGGAAGCATCTtagcagagaaggacctggtgGAGAAGAACGAGTGGACCCTGATGTGGCAAGGCACCTTTGTGGGAAAAGGGGCCAGCAGTCTCCAGAGTGGCATTAGGACCTGTGTTGGCAGCAGGTTGCGGGAGGtgcctcagcactggtgaggtccCGTGTGTGTGGTTCTGGACTGCTCAGtggaagaaggacatggagttggTGGAGCAAGGGCAGTGCAGGGCCACAGAGATGTCAGAGGGGCTGGAACATCTTCCAcgagaggagaggctgaaggagctgggactgtttaggCAGGAGGCAAAGACACAGAGTGGGGCTGTCATCAGTGTGTGTAGGTCTGGTGTGGGAGGGAGCAAAGTCGagggagcccagctctgctgagttGTGTGCCCCTGCAGGAGAAGAGGCCATGGGCacaagggagaagagctggaaTGCCAAGGGCAGCAAAGGCAAGTGTATTTCTGAGTGAGGGTTGTCAAAGAGGggcagaggtggtggagtctccatcctggTGGATACTGAGAACCTGATGAACTTGCTGCCCATAGTGTCCTGGCCAAGCTGCTGAAGTTGGCCTTGCTGGAACAGGGGGGCTGAAGCACATGCTCTCCAGGGTTCCTGCTGAGCGACATGACTCTGTGCCTCTGGTTGACGAGAGGCTGGAGAGTCACGCTGGGGCAGAGAGTCAAGTGTGTGTTGGGATGGGGAGACTGTGTCAGAGTTGGGTGCAGGGAGTGTTGTGGAGGTGAGGCCTTTGAGCAAGTGATAGGCTTGTGTCACAGGCTGGAAGCCTCCCAGGTGTTGGTCTGTGCTGGTTCTGCTGGGAGTGGCGTATTTCCTAGGAAAAGTCTTGTAGCCCTTTTCCACTCAACCTGATGGTCTCTGGAGCCCGGGCTTTGTGCTGGGTGAGGTTTGACAAGccttgggagaagaaagaagaggataTCTCAGGCTGAGATGCAGGAGATCTTTAttgatggaaagaaaagaagtgaaaaggCAGCAGTATCAGTGGAAGAGGGTCATTCTGAGGTGCAAGTAGGGTGACCATCAAGTGGGATCAATTGATGCAGTCATTGTTTCCAGAGGGCTGAGGtcttccttccctgcagtgGGAACATGCATTGGAGGTTTTCCTAGGACCCTTGTCTTGTGAGAAAGAAGTTTGCAGCAGTGAGCACGGGATGTAGCAGAAGAGGGAATGCAGAGAAGgcactgggagaagaggaggaggaggagccaTGGACTAAATGTCCATGGAGCAGTAGGCAGCCCGAAGGTGCGTCCTCAATCCATGGTGTGGCTTTCAGGGTGAGTGTGGTGGGTGTCAGGAGTGGTGGTGAGGGCCCTTAGCAGGTGTAGCAGCCTCCTCTGCCCCCCGAAGCAGCCCAGGCCACCCAGGCCGTAGCCGTATCCCAGGCCGTAGCCGAGGCCGAAGCCGCCGAAGCCGGAGTTGACGGGCACTCCCAGGGCGCTGAGCTCGTTGCCCACGGCAGCGGATGCGGAGGATCCGACGGCGGTGctctgggggaaggaggtgagGATGGGTCCTGGCAGGGTGACGAGCACAGCGGGAGGCTGGATGACGACACGGGAGGTCTCACACTGCCTGACACAGGGCTCGTTGCAGCTGTTGGCCAGCGGGGTGGGTCCGCAAGAGCCGCAGCGGTCGTAGCAGGCCATGTGTGCGGTGAGGAGGGGtcctggaagagagagagagggtgtTGAGCAATGGGAGGGGCGCGGGGGGTGCGAGGGGCGGTGTGTGAGGAGGGCAAGGGAGTGTGGAGGGCTGTTGTGGGGTGTGGGAGGCGTTGGGGCTGCTGAGGCTGGGCTGAGAGTGTGTGTTGCAAgaggcgggggcggcggggcaggagaaggcaggagggCCAGGGGGTTGAGGCTCACCTGGTTGGTGTGTCAGGAGAAGGCGTCAGGAGAAGTGTGTGAGGGAGAGAGGCGCTGGGCCGGCTTTTATGCAGGTCGGCGAGGGGCGGGACAGCCTTTGCGCATGGCGGCCTTTGGCAGCAAGCAGCTCTTGCGGGCCACAGCCTCCTGAGTCACCAGGCGGGGTGTGTTTTCCTTCGCAGGCTTCTCTGATTCCGTGGCCTCCTCCTGAAGACATGTCCATCTGGCCCTGGCGGCAGCTTTGAAGTGCAAGTATTAGAGGCCAAATGCTTGGTTTTCATGGCGTGTGTAAGGGCACTTGGCAGCTGCGGCCAAAGCGTAGGAGAGGTGGGCTGTCATCCAGGAGGTCAAGTGATGGCGTTTCTGTGGTGTGTGGTTTGCGGGTGCGTTGTGACAAGGGGGCCTCATTTCCGTTCAGCCCTGGCAGGCTGCTCTTGGCCTTGGAGTTGTGCTGGACGTGAGGCGCTGTCCCTTGCGTCACGTGTGGTGCCCCTGTGCCTCGCTGCCATCTGGCTAAGCCTGTCATGAGGCCTGGCCTTTCCCATTGGGTGTGCTGGGTGGGTGTCTTGGTGCCCTTCTTGCTTGTTAGGTTGTAGATGGGCGTCTTGTGCCTACGTGGCGAGGTTTTGGGAGTGAGGGGCTAGAGGAGTGGGTTCTGTGAGATGTTTCCGGAAGATGCTCCCGTGTTGGACGGGGAGTCCCAAGTGCCGCCAGAAGAGCTGGcggggaagagggaaggaggtTGTGTTCAGGGTGGTCTTGGTCTTCTCTACCGAGTACCGTGcggcaggagaagaggaaatggctgcAAGTTTGAGCAGGGAAAGTTGGGGTGGGGTCTTAGGCAGCATTTCTTCCCCAGGAGGGTTGTGCATCATTGAAAGAGACTGCGCAGAGAGAGGATGGAATCAGCATCCTAGAAGCATAGAATGGtgggagttggaagggacttctggagatgaTCGAGTCCAAGcgctctgccagagcaggatcaccgCGGGCGGGTCACACAGAAGCGCATCAGGATGGGTCTTGAACGTCTGAAGAGCAGTTGAGTCTCCAACCTCCCTGGCCATCCCCTTCCAGTGCTCCGACACCCTtagagtaaagaagtttttcctgatgttgaGAGGAACTTCCTGTGACCCAGCATTTGTCCTTTGCCCCTtctcctgtcccagggcaccagtgaaaagagactggcccgTACTTGTTGACACCCAGCCTTCAGATATTTGTCAACATGAGtcagatcccctctcagtcttctgttCTCCACAGAGAAGAGAAGTACCCTTGGAAGTATTGCAAAGATGCACAGCTGTGGTGCTTAGGGCCGTGGTTTATAGGTGGACAAGGCAGTTGTGATTAAGTGTTGCACTTGGTGATcctcaaggtcttttccaagcagaacagCTCCGTGAGCGCATGAAGAGGCTTGGTAAAGAGGGTGCTGAGAGGGCCAGAGTGCATGATAGGAGCGGGAGAGGAACGGAAGAGGAGGCATCTCGGTGTGGGATGCGGGAGAAGTTGATTGAGGTGCGCAAGAATCTGATGGGGCCGGAGCATTCTTGCTTGGAGaagaagctgagagagctgtcAAGTTTTTCAGGCAGGAGGCAAGAGCAGACGGGGGAGATGTCCTGAATGTGCCTAAAGCAGGGATGGCAGTGAATGAGGGCAGGGCCAATGAACAATGGGAGTGGATATGGTCTTGGCAGAACCCTGGCGGTGAACCTGCTTGACCATGTTGAGTTGAAGGGCATGATCTGCAGAGTTCCTTCATCACCCCATGCTTCTGCCAGCTGTGATTTTGCTTGGTGTGATGGGCAGAGAGGGGTGCACGGGAAGAGAGCTGGTCACGTGCGCGCTGGCCTGGGAAGCTTGGGTCAGAGGGAGAGGTTGCACATGCATGAGTACGTGCAAGCCTTGTTTTGGGCAAGTGAAGGGCTTGTGTGAGAGGCTGGAAGCCCTCCCGTGCTGCTCTGTCTTGGTGTTCTTGCAGGGGAGGGACCTATTTGCTAAGAGGGTTCTTGTAGCCCTTTGACACTGAAAACACAATGGGCCGTTGGCTTTGTGCTGGGTGAGGTGGGAATAATtttggggaaaggagggaagaggaggcttTTGAGGCTGTGATGCAAAGGAATTTTATTGAGCAAAACAAGAGAGAAGGGAGCAGCAccaagaggaaggagcaggtcTGAGGGGCAAGTAGGGTGACCATCAGCCGAGGTGTCTTGCAGGGAGAAGATGTTTCCGGAAGCAGCGAGGGCTTCCTGCCTTGTGGTGCGAGCAGCACACTGGAGGTCCCCTGGTGGTTGCCAGTTTTGTCAGCAAGTCTTTGTAGCAGAGTAGCGGGCATAAGCAGAAAGTGGCGATGAAGAGAAGGAcagtgggagaagaggaggaggaggagccaTGGACTAAAGGTCCATGGAGCAGTAGGCAGCCCGAAGGTGCGTCCTCAATCCATGGTGTGGCTTTCAGGGTGAGTGTGGTGGGTGTCAGGAGTGGTGGTGAGGGCCCTTAGCAGGTGTAGCAGCCTCCTCTGCCCCCGAAGCAGCCCAGGCCACCCAGGCCGTAGAGCCGACCCGGCCGAAAGCCGCCGAAGCCCCCGGACGTTGACGGGCACTCCCAGGGCGCTGAGCCTCGTTGCCCACGGCAGCGGATGCGGAGGATCCGACGGCGGTGctctgggggaaggaggtgagGATGGGTCCTGGCAGGGTGACGAGCACAGCGGGAGGCTGGATGACGACACGGGAGGTCTCACACTGCCTGACACAGGGCTCGTTGCAGCTGTTGGCCAGCGGGGTGGGTCCGCAAGAGCCGCAGCGGTCGTAGCAGGCCATGTGTGCGGTGAGGAGGGGtcctggaagagagagagagggtgtTGAGCAATGGGAGGGGCGCGGGGGTGCGAGGGGCGGTGTGTGAGGAGGGCAAGGGAGTGTGGAGGGCTGTTGTGGGGTGTGGGGAGGCGTTGGGGCTGCTGAGGCTGGGGTAAGAGTGTGTGTTGCAAgaggcggggggcggcggggcaggagaaggcaggagggCCAGGGGGTTGAGGCTCACCTGGTTGGTGTGTCAGGAGAAGGTGTCAGGAGAAGTGTGTGAGGGAGAGAGGCGCTGGGCCGGCTTTTATGCAGGTCGGCGAGGGGCGGGACAGCCTTTGCGCATGGCGGCCTTTGGCAGCAAGCAGCTCTTGCGGGCCAGAGCCTCCTGAGTCACCAGGTGCAGTCACTTCTCCTTGCCACCACGCTCCCTTTTCATGTCCTCTTCTTGAGGACGTGTCCTTGTGACCCTGGCAGCAGCGTTTAGGTGACAGCCGGTGTTTGGGAGGATTTTCATGGAAGGTGTGTCTCTTGTCACATTTTGAGACACGGTCAAGACGTAGGAGAGGGGTGATGTGGCAGAGACTGTTTGGGACCTGCAAGGCCACGTGGAACCACCACATCCCTTGTTTGTCTCAAGCAAGACAGCATGGAGTCCTGGGTTAGGCAGGTGTGAGCAGTGCAGGCGGGATGGCAGGTTGGCCTCTTCCCccactgctcctctccagcttgcTTCCCCTGGTTCACCTgtaggagcagctctgcctttgtgCCGACCGCCCGGGCTCTCCTTGGACCCTTAGAAGAAGCCCCTCAACTCCCTTCCAGAGCTCAAGTGTGGTTTGCTGCCCCGAGGGTGGTCTCTGGAGAACAGGACTTGTGGAAGGGATGAAAGTGCCACACTCTCCAGTCGCCCCACCACCTGCGCACCGGGACCCGAGGCTTGCGGCACAGGACGACAGCTGGAAAGACCTTGCTGGAAGGAAGGGGTGCTGATAGCCCTGTCCTGTGGTCTCATCTGTCTTTccatctttgctttctttcttcttttccttttctcctgcagcGTAAAGTGTCACAAACCCCAGGCTGTGTCCCCAGTTGGTTCTACGGCCGGTCAGGGGAGCAGACATTGTGAGTTAACAACTTCACCGTGGCCCCCCGTTGGTGCTGAAGTAGCGAGCTCTCCGTAAAGAGTTGTTACATGGTTCCTCCAGGCCATGTGCCCCAGCTTTCTTCAGCCCACACTGCAGCCCAGGTGGAACTGGCACACTTTTAGGAGTACAGAAAGATTCACCTTCCTCGAAACCAACCGGGTGGAGCAAACCGGGTGTCATCACTGAGGTGGGATTGTGTCATCAGAGCGGTTGGAACACGATGAtgtttaaagtcccttccaacccaaaccatgccaTGATCTCATGGCAGTCGtctggtgtgtgtttgtgggtgtGTTGTGACAAGGTGGCCCCTTtctggcagccctggcaggctgCTCTTGGGCTTTGCTGTTTCGCTGATCACGAGGTGCTGCCCCTTCCATCTCACTagttctgctgctttgctgccctCTCGCTCATCCTTTTGTAAAGCCTGGCCTTTCCTTTTGGGTGTGCTCTCTGGGTGTCCGGTGCCCCTCCTTCTTTCTAAGGTTGTAACTGTGTGTGTTGGGTTCACGTGGTAAGGTTTGTGGAGTGAAAAGGGCTACAGGGGTGGGTTCTGTGAGAAGGTTCTAGAGATTCTGCCATTGCTGATAGAGAGTCCCCATGTGCCAACAGACAACCAACAGGGTAGAACAGTGGCCCGAGTGCTcagagagctttggctggaactGATCAAGTAAGAGAGACTTGATTAAGATTAGGGGATAGGACACATCAGTCTAGAAGCTTATATGGACCTGTGAGGTATGTAGAGAGACAGGCAGGAGGTGGCAAAGGCCAACTAGGATTCCACCTGACTACTGTCCTAAAAGACAACAAAAGCTTCTATAAATACCTTGGCAGCAAAGGTCTGTCACAGCTCTAGCCAATAACTGGGTGACAgatcttctctcttttctccccacTACATTTGCAGGGGAGAATAAACGGGGAATATGGGAGAGAGGCTCCAAAGTAGGAACAAACCAGAAAAGCTTTAGTGAAATAACAAATATTACTAATGAAGAAGGTGGTGACTTATAagagaaatacataaatatattcaAAGTGATCAATGAATGTGCTAGGGTGGGACCCACACTGCTCCATTGCTAATAACATCCCAGCTGGAAAGGACAAAAGCTGCATTTAGCAGCAAATGGGGGCAGCAGAGTCCAGGGTCCTGGCAACAGCCCACAGAAATCCTCGGAGTGGTCACACTGGTCCTGCTcagagaggcagggaagagTGCTCCATCTTGGTGAATGATGTTCTTCACCTGCAAGAAGACAGGATGGGGGAacatcagcagcacaggagtggggagagaaaaagaaacagacaaagGAGAGAGACACCCCTCAACCCTGCTCAAACACCAGTCACACAAGGGCTCTCTGAGGAGCCTTTTTATACTGAGCACCATGGAAGGAATACTGTGGTTGGTCCCTTTGGGTCTCCTGAAACATCCTCTCCTGCCCCTTAGGTACAGGTGCTCCCATCATTGCAATTCTCACATAaacaggctggcagcagctggtggtgtCCTGGGGGTTCTCAGGTGAGTGTGATGTTATAAAATGTTGACCCTGGTACTCTCAAACCAGCACCTGGGGTGACAGTAACAGGTCAGCACTTTGCTGGCTCTGTGCTCATGCCCCTTTTATTAATTGGAATCTTGTTGACTAATTTCCAGTCAGGGAGGACCTCTCCAGAATCCCAACACCTGTGCGAATCACACTGTGGTGACTGTCTGGAGGGTTGttcacagcagaaacagagtTAGGTGTTGAGGAACATGAGGTGAGGTAGGAAAGTCATCTGATCCGCTGTGTTGGTGGGTGCTGGAGTGCCTGGCAAGCAGGTAGAGGAATCTCACGGAATTCATCAAAGGGAGATGCAaagtcctgctcctggggaggaaTGGGGCAGGTAGCAGCAGTGTCTGGGAGCCAAGTGGATAGGAAGCATCTtagcagagaaggacctggtgGAGAAGAACGAGTGGACCCTGATGTGGCAAGGCACCTTTGTGGGAAAAGGGGCCAGCAGTCTCCAGAGTGGCATTAGGACCTGTGTTGGCAGCAGGTTGCGGGAGGtgcctcagcactggtgaggtccCGTGTGTGTGGTTCTGGACTGCTCAGtggaagaaggacatggagttggTGGAGCAAGGGCAGTGCAGGGCCACAGAGATGTCAGAGGGGCTGGAACATCTTCCAcgagaggagaggctgaaggagctgggactgtttaggCAGGAGGCAAAGACACAGAGTGGGGCTGTCATCAGTGTGTGTAGGTCTGGTGTGGGAGGGAGCAAAGTCGagggagcccagctctgctgagttGTGTGCCCCTGCAGGAGAAGAGGCCATGGGCacaagggagaagagctggaaTGCCAAGGGCAGCAAAGACAAGTGTATTTCTGAGTGAGTGTTGTCAAAGAGGggcagaggtggtggagtctccatcctggTGGATACTGAGAACCTGATGAACTTGCTGCCCATAGTGTCCTGGCCAAGCTGCTGAAGTTGGCCTTGCTGGAACAGGGGGGCTGAAGCACATGCTCTCCAGGGTTCCTGCTGAGCGACATGACTCTGTGCCTCTGGTTGACGAGAGGCTGGAGAGTCACGCTGGGGCAGAGAGTCAAGTGTGTGTTGGGATGGGGAGACTGTGTCAGAGTTGGGTGCAGGGAGTGTTGTGGAGGTGAGGCCTTTGAGCAAGTGATAGGCTTGTGTCACAGGCTGGAAGCCTCCCAGGTGTTGGTCTGTGCTGGTTCTGCTGGGAGTGGCGTATTTCCTAGGAAAAGTCTTGTAGCCCTTTTCCACTCAACCTGATGGTCTCTGGAGCCTGGGCTTTGTGCTGGGTGAGGTTTGACAAGccttgggagaagaaagaagaggataTCTCAGGCTGAGATGCAGGAGATCTTTAttgatggaaagaaaagaagtgaaaaggCAGCAGTATCAGTGGACGAGAGTCATTCTGAGGTGCAAGTAGGGTGACCATCAAGTGGGATCAATTGATGCAGTCATTGTTTCCAGAGGGCTGAGGtcttccttccctgcagtgGGAACATGCATTGGAGGTTTTCCTAGGACCCTTGTCTTGTGAGAAAGAAGTTTGCAGCAGTGAGCACGGGATGTAGCAGAAGAGGCAATGCAGAGAAGgcactgggagaagaggaggaggaggagccaTGGACTAAAGGTCCATGGAGCAGTAGGCAGCCCGAAGGTGCGTCCTCAATCCATGGTGTGGCATTCAGGGTGAGTGTGGTGGGTGTCAGGAATGGTGGTGAGGGCCCTTAGCAGGTGTAGCAGCCTCCTCTGCCCCCGAAGCAGCCCAGGCCACCCAGGCCGTAGCCGTATCCCAGGCCGTAGCCGAGGCCGAAGCCGCCGAAGCCGGAGTTGACGGGCACTCCCAGGGCGCTGAGCTCGTTGCCCACGGCAGCGGATGCGGAGGATCCGACGGCGGTGttctgggggaaggaggtgagGATGGGTCCTGGCAGGGTGACCTGCACGGTGGAAGGCTGGATGATGACACGGGAGGCCTCGCACTGCCTGACACAGGGCTCGTTGCAGCTGTTGGCCAGCGGGGTGGGTCCGCAAGAGCCGCAGCGGTCGTAGCAGGCCATGTGTGTGGTGAGGAGGGGtcctggaagagagagagagggtgtTGAGCAATGGGAGGGGTTTGGGGGTGCGAGGGGCGGTGTGTGAGGAGGGCAAGGGAGTGTGGAGGGCTGTTGTGGGGTGTGGGGAGGCGTCGGGGCTGCTGAGGCTGGGGTGAGAGTGTGTGTTGCAAGAGGCGTGGGCGGcggggcaggagaaggcaggagggCCAGGGGGTTGAGGCTCACCTGGTTGGTGTGTCAGGAGAAGGCGTCAGGAGAAGTGTGTGAGGGAGAGAGGCGCTGGGCCGGCTTTTATGCAGGTCGGCGAGGGGCGGGACAGCCTTTGCGCATGGCGGCCTTTGGCAGCAAGCAGCTCTTGCGGGCCAGAGCCTCCTGAGTCACCAGGTGGAGTCACTTCTCCTTGCCACCACGCTCCCTTTTCATGTCCTCTTCTTGAGGACGTGTCCTTGTGACCCTGGCAGCAGCGTTTAGGTGTCAGCCGGTGTTTGGCAGGATTTCCATGGAAGGTGTGTCTCTTGGCACATTTTGAGGCACGGTCAAGACGTAGGAGAGGGGTGATGTGGCAGAGACTGTTTGGGACCTGCAAGGCCACGTGGAACCACCACATCCCTTGTTTGTCTGAAGCAAGACAGCATGGAGTCCTGGGTTAGGCAGGTGTGAGCAGTGCAGGCGGGATGGCAGGTTGGCCTCTTCCCccactgctcctctccagcttgcTTCCCCTGGTTCACCTGTAGGAGCAGCTCTGACTTGTGCCGACCGCCCGGGCTCTCCTTGGACCCCTAGAAGAAGCCCCTCAACTCCCTTCCAGAGCTCAAGTGTGGTTTGCTGCCCCGAGGGTGGTCTCTGGAGAACAGGACTTGTGGAAGGGATGAAAGTGCCACACTCTCCAGTCGCCCCACCACCTGCGCACCGGGACCCGAGGCTTGCGGCACAGGACGACAGCTGGAAAGACCTTGCTGGAAGGAAGGGGTGCTGATAGCCCTGTCCTGTGGTCTCATCTGTCTTTccatctttgctttctttcttcttttccttttctcctgcagcGTAAAGTGTCACAAACCCCAGGCTGTGTCCCCAGTTGGTTCCACGGCCGGTCAGAGGAGCAGACATTGTGAGTTAACAACTTCACCGTGGCTCCGCGTTGGTGCTGAAGTAGCGAGCTCTCCGTAAAGAGTTGTTACATGGTTCCTCCAGGCCATGTGCCCCAGCTTTCTTCAGCCCACACTGCGGCCCAGGTGGAACTGGCACACTTTTAGGAGTACAGAAAGATTCACCTTCCTCGAAACCAACCGGGTAGGAGCAAACCGGGTGTCATCACTGAGGTGGGATTGTGTCATCAGAGCGGTTGGAACACGATGATgtttaaaggtcccttccaacccaaaccatgccaTGATCTCATGGCAGTCGTCTGGTGTGGTTTGTGGGTGTGTTGTGACAAGGTGGCCCCATttcctggcagccctggcaggctgCTCTTGGGCTTTGCTGTTTCGCTGATCACGATGTGCTGCCCCTTCCATCTCACTagttctgctgctttgctgccctCTCGCTCATCCTTTTGTAAAGCCTGGCCTTTCCTTTTGGGTGTGCTCTCTGGGTGTCCTGGTGCCCCTCCTTCTTTCTAAGGTTGTAACTGTGTGTGTTGGGTTCACGTGGTAAGGTTTGTGGAGTGAAAAGGGCTACAGGGGTGGGTTCTGTGAGAAGGTTCTAGAAGATTCTGCCATTGCTGATAGAGAGTCCCCATGTGCCA
This Apus apus isolate bApuApu2 chromosome 2, bApuApu2.pri.cur, whole genome shotgun sequence DNA region includes the following protein-coding sequences:
- the LOC127380831 gene encoding feather keratin-like → MACYDRCGSCGPTPLANSCNEPCVRQCETSRVVIQPPAVLVTLPGPILTSFPQSTAVGSSASAAVGNEAQRPGSARQRPGASAAFGRVGSTAWVAWAASGAEEAATPAKGPHHHS
- the LOC127381279 gene encoding feather keratin-like; its protein translation is MACYDRCGSCGPTPLANSCNEPCVRQCEASRVIIQPSTVQVTLPGPILTSFPQNTAVGSSASAAVGNELSALGVPVNSGFGGFGLGYGLGYGYGLGGLGCFGGRGGCYTC